The Epinephelus lanceolatus isolate andai-2023 chromosome 13, ASM4190304v1, whole genome shotgun sequence genomic interval AGGGAGGTGAAAGCTGATGTCATCTGCCCACATGAAGGCAACAAGTGACCAGTGAGAGAAAAGAAGGAAGTCGTTACAAAATTTGTCTTTCAAAAGCAACTTGCTCAGAGACTTACAGGTagaggaagcagagagagacagagaggcacgATGGCTGAATTCAGAGGgattaaaatgtctttatttctgATACTGATGCTTCAGTTTACAGGTAGGGACACAAATAACCTTCATAATAACCTTCAGAAGTCTTTTTGGTTTCCAGAGAGGTGAATAGTGAGTTTAGTGAACTCTTGGAAAATGATGAGGCACATATGCAAACTTTTGTTGTATCTAAAATTATCTTCACACTGACATTAATATAAATTTcattattgctgtttttttctttgtatttctcTCTCATCATCTCAGCAGCAGTGACCGGGCAGTTTTTCCACACTTTCACTGTCAGAGGTGGAGATGACATCACTCTGTCTTGTGAAAATGTAACAGACGGGCAGGATAACTGTGACAGTACCACATGGGTCTTCAGTAAATCAAGAAGCACAACGACAGTAGCTCTGGCTCGTGGTGGGCAGATTGTTGAAAAAGCTAAATTAGACAGACTGAGTGTTACAGAGAAATGTTTTCTGGGTATAAAGAAGGTTACAGATGAGGATGTTGGATGTTACACCTGCAGAAAGCTAACATCAGAGCAAAGAACCTCTGCAGTTATTCTGTCTGTTGTTACCAGTGAGTATttccatcataatgttttcagCTCAAACTGTCTTGTTAGAACAATATACTgaaacattacaataattatGATTACAGTGATGAAGTTCATTTTACTCTTGTTGTCTTTCTCTCACAATATCTCCATCTTTACCAGTGACTGAACAGAAGGACACTGATGAGGTGATATTAACCTGCTCTGTGAGGACATATGAACgatgtgcacacacagtgaagtgGCTGTTTCAGGGTCAAGATGTGGATAAAGACAACAAGGACATAAAGACATCACAgtctctctgctctgcctctgtgACCTTTCTGACTTCTCTCTACATTTACACATCAAGATATAAGTTATTTACATGTGCAGTGACTGATGGTGACAGAGTGCAGGTGTTTCCCTTCAGATCTCAATCCTCAGGTGAGAAACcaggtgagaacatgttgagcTGTTTAAAGTCACTTCAAACTGATGAGAATAATCACctcaaatatttgtttattttatggatTGAAGTTTGAATATTACATCACAACAGTTTGAGTTGTGTTCATCTGTTCAGGTGAGgacacaacaacagcaacaacaacagcatcaacAACAGTTGCGACCGCGACAGCTTCTGCAACCAATGATGCTTCAACTAAAGGTAGTGACGCAATATTTTTATGCAACTTTCTCTAGaatctctctgtcttcctgtcagtctctttctgtctccataCTGAGAAAATACATGTACACGTCTAAAGAGATGTGGTTTAAGCTGTTTTTGCtctttttaaaatgcttttaaaaatctctttaaaaaaagaataacattgtattttcacattgattttaatgaaaggaaatgtgaataaaaattATATGGTTAACTCcaatctccctctctcctctttttaagtgtaaaagctacaaccaaaatgtttttaatgtgttaattCTCTTTCCAGGCTGGTGGTTGAGGTTCATCATTGTGTCTGTGGGTTTATCAGTGCTCATAATAGGTGTTGTGGCAGTCAACATGTGGACAAGAACTAAAGGTGAGAACATTCACAGAT includes:
- the LOC144466546 gene encoding uncharacterized protein LOC144466546 isoform X4, whose amino-acid sequence is MAEFRGIKMSLFLILMLQFTAAVTGQFFHTFTVRGGDDITLSCENVTDGQDNCDSTTWVFSKSRSTTTVALARGGQIVEKAKLDRLSVTEKCFLGIKKVTDEDVGCYTCRKLTSEQRTSAVILSVVTMTEQKDTDEVILTCSVRTYERCAHTVKWLFQGQDVDKDNKDIKTSQSLCSASVTFLTSLYIYTSRYKLFTCAVTDGDRVQVFPFRSQSSGEDTTTATTESTTTTENNTTADSWVYIIVAVALAALLILIVAIIVWRRTKGNKTQMSDTIGLTSNPAVTQAAPEPSQGTADPEDGVSYASISYTKKTNSKAQVLFKDEDDAVTYSTVKASSSSAGASADLTNLYATINKPNK
- the LOC144466546 gene encoding uncharacterized protein LOC144466546 isoform X7, whose protein sequence is MAEFRGIKMSLFLILMLQFTAVTGQFFHTFTVRGGDDITLSCENVTDGQDNCDSTTWVFSKSRSTTTVALARGGQIVEKAKLDRLSVTEKCFLGIKKVTDEDVGCYTCRKLTSEQRTSAVILSVVTMTEQKDTDEVILTCSVRTYERCAHTVKWLFQGQDVDKDNKDIKTSQSLCSASVTFLTSLYIYTSRYKLFTCAVTDGDRVQVFPFRSQSSGEDTTTATTESTTTTENNTTADSWVYIIVAVALAALLILIVAIIVWRRTKGNKTQMSDTIGLTSNPAVTQAAPEPSQGTADPEDGVSYASISYTKKTNSKAQVLFKDEDDAVTYSTVKASSSSAGASADLTNLYATINKPNK
- the LOC144466546 gene encoding uncharacterized protein LOC144466546 isoform X3, with translation MMAEFRQIQMSLFLVTLLQFTAAVTGQFFHTFTVRGGDDITLSCENVTDGQDNCDSTTWVFSKSRSTTTVALARGGQIVEKAKLDRLSVTEKCFLGIKKVTDEDVGCYTCRKLTSEQRTSAVILSVVTMTEQKDTDEVILTCSVRTYERCAHTVKWLFQGQDVDKDNKDIKTSQSLCSASVTFLTSLYIYTSRYKLFTCAVTDGDRVQVFPFRSQSSGEDTTTATTESTTTTENNTTADSWVYIIVAVALAALLILIVAIIVWRRTKGNKTQMSDTIGLTSNPAVTQAAPEPSQGTADPEDGVSYASISYTKKTNSKAQVLFKDEDDAVTYSTVKASSSSAGASADLTNLYATINKPNK
- the LOC144466546 gene encoding uncharacterized protein LOC144466546 isoform X5; translated protein: MMAEFRQIQMSLFLVTLLQFTAVTGQFFHTFTVRGGDDITLSCENVTDGQDNCDSTTWVFSKSRSTTTVALARGGQIVEKAKLDRLSVTEKCFLGIKKVTDEDVGCYTCRKLTSEQRTSAVILSVVTMTEQKDTDEVILTCSVRTYERCAHTVKWLFQGQDVDKDNKDIKTSQSLCSASVTFLTSLYIYTSRYKLFTCAVTDGDRVQVFPFRSQSSGEDTTTATTESTTTTENNTTADSWVYIIVAVALAALLILIVAIIVWRRTKGNKTQMSDTIGLTSNPAVTQAAPEPSQGTADPEDGVSYASISYTKKTNSKAQVLFKDEDDAVTYSTVKASSSSAGASADLTNLYATINKPNK